From a region of the Mercurialis annua linkage group LG1-X, ddMerAnnu1.2, whole genome shotgun sequence genome:
- the LOC126666213 gene encoding 60S ribosomal protein L37-1, giving the protein MGKGTGSFGKRRNKTHTLCVRCGRRSFHLQKSRCSACAYPAARLRKYNWSVKAIRRKTTGSGRMKYLRNVPRRFKTNFREGTQATPRNKGAAAATS; this is encoded by the exons atg GGAAAAGGAACGGGAAGTTTCGGTAAGAGAAGGAACAAGACGCACACACTTTGTGTTCGATGCGGTCGCCGTAGCTTTCATCTCCAGAAAAGCCGTTGCAGTGCTTGTGCTTACCCCGCCGCTCGTCTTAGAAAAT ATAACTGGAGCGTGAAGGCTATCCGTAGAAAGACCACTGGTTCTGGTAGGATGAAGTACCTCCGCAATGTCCCACGCAGGTTCAAGACCAACTTCAGAGAAG GTACTCAAGCAACTCCAAGGAACAAGGGAGCTGCTGCAGCCACCTCGTAA